In the Pseudanabaena sp. PCC 7367 genome, one interval contains:
- a CDS encoding nucleoside deaminase, with product MKPEIDFALHQQWIDQAIALAKAAGQVGEIPVGAIVVDHHQQIIATGVNRRERDRNPIAHAEIVAIQAAAQNLKRWQLHDCSLYVTLEPCPMCAGAILQARIKRLVYGAIDPKAGAIHTVLNLPHSPATFHRLEAIAGIRAQACQQLLQDWFQAHRHASD from the coding sequence ATGAAGCCAGAGATTGACTTTGCCTTACATCAGCAATGGATTGATCAGGCGATCGCCCTGGCCAAGGCTGCCGGACAGGTTGGCGAAATCCCGGTGGGTGCGATTGTGGTCGATCATCATCAGCAAATTATAGCCACTGGTGTAAATCGCCGCGAACGCGATCGCAATCCGATTGCCCATGCTGAAATTGTAGCGATCCAGGCCGCTGCCCAAAACCTGAAGCGTTGGCAACTGCATGACTGTAGTTTGTATGTCACGCTGGAGCCATGCCCAATGTGTGCGGGGGCAATTTTGCAGGCGCGAATTAAGCGTTTAGTTTATGGTGCAATAGATCCCAAAGCAGGCGCGATCCATACGGTTTTGAATCTTCCCCACAGTCCCGCTACTTTTCATCGGCTCGAAGCGATCGCAGGGATCAGGGCACAGGCTTGCCAACAACTGCTCCAGGATTGGTTCCAAGCCCATCGCCATGCAAGTGATTAA
- a CDS encoding sensor histidine kinase, translated as MPSTPKKLCTESLLQIKAFQVLPPDRLEWICDRAEHIQLGAGAVVVGEGEPPKGFFIQLSGLITVTRMSNGADIPVGRHQAPAFFGEVQCLTDDLVPVTLTVDSDVDLYRLDCADFVEMLHSCREFEKDILRTMEQRLRGLESFIRSREKMAALGTLAAGLAHELNNPAAALVRALKDVKPALLELQRMNLVYGQQQVDEAHTQKWEELRDHGFAAIANPKNNPIAQGEREDLLSDWLEDYGVENAWKLAEPLAAGEVEPEVLDSLMERWRDDPSELRDMGLRWLALSFDVMGMINSGLDGAERISTLVQSMKSYSYMDRAAQQQVNVHDGIEDTLRLFAFKLKYGIKVERCYDQALPEITAYGSELNQVWTNLIDNAIDAVNEKTANGDSPRIQIRTCQKGDRLRVELEDNGPGIPVELKNRILEPFFTTKPMGKGSGLGLDVVRRIVEIRHNGSLIIDSVPGKTCFVVSLPL; from the coding sequence ATGCCATCAACGCCCAAAAAGCTATGTACAGAATCATTGTTGCAAATAAAAGCTTTTCAGGTTCTGCCTCCCGATCGCCTGGAATGGATTTGCGATCGGGCTGAGCATATTCAGCTTGGTGCTGGTGCAGTTGTGGTGGGTGAAGGTGAACCGCCGAAAGGATTTTTTATCCAGCTTAGCGGTCTGATCACGGTCACCCGCATGAGTAATGGGGCGGATATTCCCGTTGGCCGTCACCAGGCACCCGCTTTCTTTGGCGAAGTTCAATGTCTCACTGATGATCTAGTGCCAGTAACGCTTACGGTTGACAGCGACGTTGATCTATATCGTCTTGATTGTGCTGACTTCGTCGAAATGCTCCACAGTTGCCGGGAGTTTGAAAAAGATATTCTGCGCACGATGGAGCAGCGCTTGCGGGGGCTAGAATCATTTATTCGCAGTCGTGAAAAAATGGCAGCTCTAGGGACGTTGGCGGCAGGATTAGCCCATGAACTGAATAACCCAGCGGCGGCTCTGGTGCGTGCCCTCAAGGATGTTAAACCGGCTCTGTTGGAGTTGCAGCGGATGAATCTGGTCTATGGTCAACAGCAAGTGGACGAGGCCCATACTCAAAAATGGGAAGAATTGCGCGATCATGGGTTTGCCGCGATCGCCAACCCTAAAAATAACCCGATCGCTCAGGGAGAACGGGAAGATTTGCTCTCCGATTGGTTGGAGGATTATGGCGTAGAAAATGCTTGGAAACTGGCAGAGCCCCTGGCGGCAGGCGAAGTAGAGCCAGAAGTGCTAGATTCGCTGATGGAGCGCTGGCGGGATGATCCTTCGGAACTAAGGGATATGGGGTTGCGCTGGTTGGCGTTGTCCTTTGATGTGATGGGAATGATTAACAGCGGTTTGGATGGGGCGGAGCGCATTTCCACCCTGGTGCAATCGATGAAGTCTTATTCCTATATGGATCGGGCGGCTCAGCAGCAGGTGAATGTCCATGATGGAATTGAAGATACATTGCGCCTGTTTGCCTTCAAGCTTAAATATGGAATCAAGGTGGAGCGTTGCTATGACCAAGCATTGCCAGAAATCACCGCCTATGGCAGTGAGCTAAACCAAGTTTGGACTAATTTAATCGACAATGCGATCGATGCTGTAAATGAAAAAACTGCCAATGGAGATTCACCCAGAATCCAGATTCGCACCTGCCAAAAGGGCGATCGGCTCAGGGTTGAGCTTGAAGACAATGGCCCTGGTATTCCAGTGGAACTAAAAAACCGGATTCTGGAGCCATTTTTTACAACTAAGCCGATGGGCAAGGGCTCTGGTCTGGGGCTGGATGTGGTACGTCGGATTGTGGAAATCCGTCACAACGGTAGCTTGATCATAGATTCGGTGCCGGGTAAGACCTGTTTTGTGGTGTCATTACCTCTATAA
- a CDS encoding MBL fold metallo-hydrolase: protein MVKPKIETKPQIKAKMRSQALRLAATALAAMLTFFGIIGWHNYIPAVQAQEAQETIAPASIEARLNQANLTLAEVGSGVYALVADTDFPPASEDVAISNGGIVIGNEGVLVIDPFQSKDLGNLILDVAASLTEQPVLYVLNTHYHFDHTGGNPAAGDRGIPIIGRGLIREFIATNNKAYDPSPKLPDLIVNSETEIWLGGRQVQIERVEGHSGGTDLIAYVPDAGVLFTGDIVFHQRFPYLGDGDIRELQGSLYRLIVTFPDATVVPGHGPVTDLSGIKGAQEYIRDLERMALDWKAQDLSREEAFAQSAIPPAKYSDFKFQAMYGPNDIGLKSNLEVAYDQITQSARIPLIP, encoded by the coding sequence ATGGTTAAACCAAAAATAGAAACAAAACCTCAAATTAAAGCAAAAATGCGATCTCAAGCTCTCCGTCTAGCTGCTACAGCCCTTGCGGCAATGCTCACCTTCTTTGGCATTATTGGTTGGCATAACTATATACCAGCCGTCCAAGCCCAAGAGGCTCAAGAAACCATTGCCCCAGCCTCGATCGAAGCACGTTTGAATCAGGCCAACTTGACCCTGGCTGAAGTGGGCTCTGGCGTATATGCTCTGGTTGCCGATACCGACTTTCCGCCTGCTAGCGAGGATGTTGCCATCAGCAATGGTGGAATTGTAATTGGCAATGAGGGTGTATTGGTAATCGATCCATTTCAGTCTAAAGATCTGGGCAATTTGATCCTGGATGTGGCGGCCAGCTTGACTGAGCAACCAGTATTGTATGTGCTCAATACCCACTATCACTTTGACCATACCGGTGGTAATCCAGCCGCAGGCGATCGCGGCATTCCGATCATTGGTCGAGGGCTGATCCGGGAATTTATTGCCACTAACAACAAAGCATACGATCCCAGTCCCAAACTACCCGACCTGATTGTGAATAGTGAAACCGAGATCTGGCTGGGTGGTCGTCAGGTGCAAATCGAGCGGGTAGAAGGTCATTCCGGTGGTACTGACTTGATCGCCTATGTGCCTGATGCGGGGGTCTTATTCACTGGTGATATTGTCTTCCATCAGCGTTTCCCCTATCTAGGAGATGGTGATATCCGCGAGCTACAGGGTAGTTTATATCGTTTGATTGTCACTTTCCCCGATGCCACGGTGGTGCCTGGACATGGCCCTGTGACTGATTTGAGTGGTATTAAGGGTGCTCAAGAATACATTAGAGACCTGGAGCGGATGGCCTTGGATTGGAAGGCTCAGGATTTATCCCGCGAAGAGGCTTTTGCCCAATCAGCGATCCCGCCCGCTAAGTATAGCGACTTCAAGTTTCAGGCCATGTACGGCCCTAATGATATTGGTTTGAAGAGCAATTTAGAAGTTGCCTACGATCAAATTACTCAAAGTGCTCGGATTCCACTGATTCCATAG
- the rfbA gene encoding glucose-1-phosphate thymidylyltransferase RfbA has protein sequence MKGIILAGGSGTRLYPITQVISKQLMPVYDKPMIYYPLSILMLAGIREIMIISTPRDLPLFQQLLGDGSQWGLEFSYMEQPKPEGLAQAFLLAKDFINHQPVCLILGDNIFYGQGLRSKLRESARLNTGGIVFGYRVTDPQRYGVIEFDRQGWAISLAEKPAEPKSNYAVTGIYFYDSQVVDLAAQLQPSARGELEITDLNMLYLKQGNLKVEILGRGNAWLDTGTHESLHQAANFIQTLEQRQGVKIACIEEIAYRQGYIDADRLKDLAQPLAKGAYGKYLLQVCQEIPHIEIED, from the coding sequence ATGAAAGGAATTATCCTCGCCGGTGGATCGGGCACCAGACTCTATCCGATCACCCAGGTAATCAGTAAACAACTGATGCCAGTTTATGATAAACCGATGATTTATTATCCGCTGTCGATCCTGATGTTGGCAGGTATCCGCGAGATTATGATTATTTCTACACCCCGTGACTTACCCCTGTTTCAGCAATTACTGGGGGATGGCAGCCAATGGGGACTAGAGTTTAGTTACATGGAACAACCGAAACCAGAGGGGCTGGCGCAGGCTTTTTTATTGGCCAAGGATTTTATTAATCATCAGCCAGTATGTTTGATTCTGGGCGATAACATTTTCTATGGTCAGGGGCTGAGGAGCAAACTGCGGGAATCGGCGCGGTTGAACACAGGGGGGATCGTGTTTGGCTATCGGGTCACCGATCCACAACGCTATGGGGTGATTGAGTTCGATCGCCAGGGTTGGGCAATCAGCCTGGCGGAAAAACCAGCCGAGCCTAAGTCTAACTATGCGGTCACTGGTATTTATTTCTATGACTCTCAGGTGGTTGACCTGGCGGCACAACTTCAGCCCTCGGCGCGGGGTGAGCTGGAAATTACCGATTTGAATATGCTCTATTTAAAACAGGGCAACTTAAAGGTGGAAATCCTGGGGCGGGGCAATGCCTGGCTGGATACGGGCACCCATGAGTCTTTGCATCAGGCGGCTAATTTTATTCAAACCCTGGAGCAGCGGCAAGGCGTAAAAATTGCCTGTATTGAAGAAATCGCCTATCGACAGGGCTATATTGATGCCGATCGCCTCAAGGATTTGGCTCAACCGTTGGCCAAGGGAGCCTATGGCAAGTATTTATTACAGGTCTGCCAGGAAATTCCTCATATTGAGATAGAGGATTGA
- a CDS encoding ABC transporter permease translates to MNKSIASWQNLFTAKSVLKNLRKLVSLDVIAPMLVGVAVLLIWEVSVRVTNTPPFILPGPWLVLKTMRQEWGNLFPALLNTLAVTVVAFLVSAASGLFVAILFAQSKWIEKSLYPYAVVIQTTPLAAIAPLIIIWLKNNTFGALVICAWIAALFPVISNTTFGLNSIDSNLGDLFKLYKASRWQTMLYLRLPSALPYFLAGLRISGGLALIGAVVAEFVAGTGGSGSGIAYKILIAGYNLQVPKMFAALLMTTALGIIIFVVLSALSDLILRDWHESSVQQEGKI, encoded by the coding sequence ATGAATAAATCGATCGCCTCCTGGCAAAATCTATTTACCGCTAAGTCTGTGCTCAAAAATCTCCGTAAGTTAGTTTCGCTGGATGTGATCGCCCCTATGCTGGTTGGCGTGGCCGTCTTATTAATCTGGGAGGTGTCAGTTCGGGTCACCAATACACCGCCGTTTATTTTGCCGGGGCCCTGGTTAGTGCTAAAAACAATGCGGCAGGAATGGGGCAATCTTTTTCCCGCCCTGTTAAATACCTTGGCAGTGACGGTGGTGGCATTCCTGGTGTCGGCGGCTTCTGGGTTGTTTGTGGCAATTTTGTTTGCCCAGAGCAAGTGGATCGAAAAAAGTCTTTACCCCTATGCGGTGGTGATCCAAACTACGCCCCTGGCAGCGATCGCGCCGTTAATTATTATCTGGCTCAAGAACAACACCTTTGGTGCATTGGTAATTTGTGCCTGGATCGCGGCGCTGTTTCCAGTCATTTCCAACACCACCTTTGGCCTGAATAGCATTGATTCTAATTTAGGCGATTTGTTTAAGCTCTATAAAGCTTCGCGCTGGCAAACCATGCTCTATTTGCGATTGCCCTCGGCGTTGCCTTACTTTTTGGCTGGGTTACGCATCAGTGGCGGTTTGGCCTTAATCGGGGCAGTGGTGGCTGAGTTTGTGGCGGGTACTGGTGGTTCTGGGTCTGGCATTGCCTACAAAATTTTGATCGCTGGCTATAATTTACAAGTGCCAAAAATGTTTGCCGCATTGCTGATGACCACCGCCCTGGGGATTATTATTTTTGTGGTTTTATCCGCCCTCTCCGATTTGATCTTGCGGGATTGGCATGAAAGCTCTGTCCAGCAGGAAGGCAAGATTTAA